A DNA window from Fodinibius sp. Rm-B-1B1-1 contains the following coding sequences:
- a CDS encoding D-alanine--D-alanine ligase, protein MSSRNLIVAFGGVSPEHEVSVLSAMQVIASMKDTQFNIVPLYISKSGRWLTGAPLLKMENYQDLDALIKQATPCTFSHDELGKAVLLETEKRGFFSSPQSYSIHAVIPAFHGSEGENGSFQGTCEMYNIPYAGSNVFASSLGMDKVKAKDICRAHGIPVVEGFDFYETEWVNDQKSILNIAEELGYPVIIKPVSLGSSIGVMKAAHEDELIDAVETAFRYDENLMVEKAITPLMEINCSVLGHADDLKTSVCERPLGTDETLSFEDKYQSDNGSQKGMASADREIPADISDELTKNIQSLSADIFKLFRASGVARLDFLINANSKELYFNEINTIPGSFSFYLWEESGMNMQELMLKLVDIATKRHQKKVGRIRSYDTNLLDEKAVKGIKGLKGTKNKSSEN, encoded by the coding sequence ATGAGCTCTCGAAATTTAATCGTTGCCTTTGGCGGGGTATCACCGGAACATGAGGTATCCGTATTATCGGCCATGCAAGTAATTGCCTCGATGAAAGACACTCAGTTTAACATTGTACCCCTTTACATTTCCAAATCCGGACGGTGGTTAACGGGAGCTCCCCTTCTGAAGATGGAAAACTATCAAGACCTGGATGCACTTATCAAACAGGCTACCCCTTGTACCTTTTCACATGATGAATTGGGCAAAGCTGTTTTATTGGAAACCGAAAAGAGGGGCTTTTTCAGCTCTCCCCAGAGTTATTCTATCCATGCGGTAATTCCAGCCTTTCATGGATCTGAGGGTGAAAACGGATCATTCCAGGGAACCTGCGAGATGTATAACATCCCCTATGCCGGCAGCAATGTTTTTGCATCAAGCTTGGGCATGGACAAGGTTAAAGCCAAAGATATTTGTCGGGCACACGGAATTCCAGTGGTTGAGGGATTCGATTTTTATGAAACAGAATGGGTTAACGACCAAAAATCGATACTTAACATTGCCGAGGAATTAGGATATCCGGTTATTATCAAGCCTGTATCACTGGGCAGCAGCATTGGAGTGATGAAGGCAGCACATGAAGATGAACTCATCGATGCTGTAGAAACGGCATTCCGATATGATGAGAATCTCATGGTTGAAAAAGCGATTACTCCACTGATGGAAATTAATTGCTCGGTTTTAGGTCATGCCGATGATCTAAAAACCAGCGTATGTGAACGCCCGCTTGGAACAGATGAAACACTTTCTTTTGAAGATAAATATCAATCCGACAACGGATCACAAAAAGGAATGGCATCGGCTGATCGTGAAATTCCGGCTGATATTTCTGATGAACTCACTAAAAATATCCAATCATTATCCGCCGATATTTTTAAACTATTTCGTGCCAGCGGGGTAGCAAGACTCGATTTTTTGATCAATGCCAATAGCAAAGAACTCTATTTTAATGAAATTAATACTATTCCCGGGTCATTCTCTTTTTACCTTTGGGAAGAAAGTGGAATGAATATGCAGGAATTAATGCTAAAATTAGTTGATATTGCTACCAAACGGCATCAGAAAAAGGTAGGGCGAATTCGTTCTTATGATACCAACCTGCTTGATGAAAAAGCCGTTAAGGGGATTAAAGGATTAAAAGGAACGAAGAATAAGTCATCAGAAAATTAG
- the recQ gene encoding DNA helicase RecQ — MRFYQQHMITEARNKLNNVFGFEDFRPLQEDIISNVMDEKDTLVIMPTGGGKSLCYQIPALLFDGLTVVVSPLISLMKDQVEQLRQYDIPAIYLNSSLTDEEYEYNIQRLKDKKVKMLYLAPETLLMERTLNLLDDQNVDLFTIDEAHCISEWGHDFRPDYRELTTVRDRFPNATCMALTATATPRVRQDIKEVLEFEDSDTFLASFDRKNLFLKVADKEDPLEQTLDFLYTRKKQSGIIYCFSRKQVEELFVELKKAGHSVKPYHAGLSKRLRNRNQELFIRDDVSIIVATIAFGMGIDKPNVRFVMHYDMPKNIESYYQQIGRAGRDGLRSDCLLLYSRSDKQKIQYFINQKEGKEKEVAEKHLKDLMKFLETDECRRVPLMKYFGETYEKDDCGMCDNCLSVDAEVEDLTVQAQKMLSCISRTDEEFDAYYIADILRGSTKHKVLENGHDELSTYNIGNEWAKEHWILLARLMVKQGYLHTEEEADALHITKQGQAVLSGKENVFGVLDRTDTVVDDESMDRTTAEVEQNYDNDLFEQLEAKRKELADQQSVPPYAIFPDTTLMEMAYYYPQSKDNLMPIYGVGSVKLKKYGTDFLKIINKYCRANDVEENSEALKEKREKLQEYGEPYQRIGKEYNAGKSIEHLAEQFGVKDVTIIKHLKKYLKEGNQIRPEGIVKVSSLSHRKREEVMDIMDEVPTHMLRKIYTELDKSVSYSELRIIQLYYMAMNKK; from the coding sequence ATCAGATTTTATCAGCAACACATGATTACAGAAGCACGCAACAAACTTAATAACGTTTTTGGATTTGAGGATTTTCGCCCCCTTCAGGAAGATATCATTTCAAATGTTATGGACGAGAAAGATACGCTCGTCATTATGCCTACTGGCGGAGGAAAATCGCTCTGCTACCAAATTCCGGCCCTCCTCTTTGATGGGCTAACAGTTGTGGTATCTCCACTCATATCGCTGATGAAAGACCAGGTTGAACAGCTTCGTCAGTATGATATTCCCGCAATTTACCTCAACAGTTCGCTTACTGATGAAGAATATGAGTACAACATCCAGCGACTGAAAGACAAAAAAGTAAAAATGCTGTATTTAGCTCCAGAAACACTGCTCATGGAGCGTACGTTAAACCTACTGGATGATCAAAATGTAGATCTGTTTACCATTGATGAAGCGCACTGTATCTCGGAGTGGGGACACGATTTTCGTCCCGATTACCGCGAACTTACGACGGTCCGTGATCGATTTCCCAATGCCACCTGCATGGCGTTGACCGCTACGGCCACACCACGGGTTCGCCAGGATATTAAAGAGGTTTTAGAGTTTGAAGATTCCGATACTTTTCTGGCCAGTTTTGACCGTAAAAACCTGTTTCTGAAAGTCGCTGATAAAGAAGATCCACTGGAACAAACCCTTGATTTCCTCTATACCCGTAAAAAGCAATCTGGCATTATTTATTGCTTCTCCCGCAAGCAGGTAGAAGAACTTTTTGTGGAGCTCAAGAAAGCGGGACATTCGGTAAAACCCTACCATGCGGGCCTTTCGAAACGTCTCCGAAATCGCAACCAAGAGCTGTTTATCCGTGATGATGTAAGCATTATTGTAGCCACAATCGCTTTTGGAATGGGTATCGACAAGCCCAATGTGCGCTTTGTGATGCACTACGATATGCCCAAAAATATTGAGTCGTATTATCAGCAAATTGGTCGCGCCGGACGTGACGGACTTCGCTCTGACTGCCTGTTGCTGTACAGCCGATCCGATAAACAAAAGATTCAGTATTTTATTAATCAGAAAGAAGGCAAAGAAAAAGAGGTGGCTGAAAAGCACCTTAAAGACCTGATGAAGTTTTTGGAGACCGATGAGTGCCGCCGCGTTCCACTGATGAAATACTTTGGTGAAACTTATGAAAAAGACGATTGCGGCATGTGCGATAACTGTCTATCGGTAGATGCCGAAGTTGAAGATCTGACGGTGCAAGCACAAAAGATGCTCTCTTGTATTTCTCGTACGGATGAGGAATTTGATGCGTATTATATTGCTGATATCTTGCGCGGCTCCACCAAACACAAAGTGCTCGAAAATGGGCATGACGAGCTGTCAACCTATAATATTGGAAACGAGTGGGCCAAAGAACACTGGATTCTTTTAGCCCGATTGATGGTGAAACAGGGCTATTTACATACCGAAGAAGAGGCTGATGCACTGCACATCACGAAACAGGGACAAGCAGTATTAAGTGGAAAAGAAAATGTTTTTGGTGTGCTTGATCGTACAGATACGGTTGTAGATGATGAATCTATGGACCGGACCACAGCTGAAGTTGAGCAAAACTATGACAATGACCTTTTTGAACAGTTAGAAGCTAAACGAAAGGAATTGGCTGATCAACAGTCGGTACCACCTTATGCTATTTTCCCGGATACAACGCTTATGGAAATGGCCTACTACTACCCACAATCAAAAGATAACCTGATGCCAATTTATGGTGTGGGATCAGTAAAACTGAAAAAGTACGGCACTGATTTTCTGAAAATCATTAATAAATACTGCCGGGCCAATGATGTGGAAGAAAACAGTGAGGCCCTCAAAGAGAAACGGGAAAAACTGCAAGAATATGGCGAACCTTACCAGCGCATTGGCAAAGAATACAACGCAGGCAAATCCATTGAACACCTGGCCGAACAGTTTGGTGTTAAAGATGTGACCATCATCAAACATTTAAAGAAGTATCTGAAAGAAGGCAACCAAATTCGTCCAGAAGGTATTGTCAAAGTCTCATCCCTATCGCATCGAAAACGGGAAGAAGTCATGGACATCATGGACGAAGTGCCTACTCACATGCTTCGCAAAATATATACCGAGCTTGACAAGTCCGTAAGCTATAGTGAGTTACGAATCATCCAGCTATACTACATGGCCATGAATAAAAAATAG